Proteins found in one Xenopus laevis strain J_2021 chromosome 1L, Xenopus_laevis_v10.1, whole genome shotgun sequence genomic segment:
- the LOC121401415 gene encoding olfactory receptor 5I1-like, whose protein sequence is MGNQTAPMEFVLTDFSEEPILKVLSFVLFLFTYLVATVGNVMIILIIMHVPHLRTPMYFFILNLAILDVCYISTTVPNMLDNSLKQVKRISFGGCVVQMYFFLSMAATESFLLAAMSYDRYVAICNPLRYTVIMNWRLCLQLAATSWIIGFIYSSIHTASTFTLEFCRSNVIDHIFCDIPPLLNISCSNTKINEFLIFVVGAVLILPCFPLIVISYVYIVRAIMRIPSATGRKKTFSTCVSHLIAVSLFYLTGTSVYLRPASANSSFQQNKISAVFYSIFVPMVNPIIYSLRNKELKGAIKT, encoded by the coding sequence ATGGGTAACCAAACTGCACCAATGGAATTTGTTCTGACTGACTTTTCAGAAGAGCCCATTCTAAAGGTCCTATCATTTGTCTTATTTCTGTTTACTTATCTGGTTGCAACAGTAGGAAATGTGATGATCATATTGATCATAATGCATGTTCCTCATCTAAGAACGCCAatgtactttttcattttaaatttggcCATTCTTGATGTATGCTATATTTCCACTACAGTCCCCAATATGTTGGACAACTCACTAAAACAGGTGAAGAGAATTTCTTTTGGGGGTTGCGTGGTTCAGATGTACTTCTTTCTCAGCATGGCAGCGACAGAGTCTTTCCTTTTAGCTGCCATGTCTTATGACCGATATGTTGCCATTTGTAATCCATTACGCTACACTGTTATTATGAACTGGAGACTGTGTTTACAGCTTGCAGCAACTTCCTGGATAATTGGGTTCATCTATTCTTCTATTCACACGGCAAGCACCTTCACTCTGGAATTCTGCAGATCCAATGTGATTGACCACATTTTCTGTGATATTCCACCGCTATTGAATATTTCCTGCTCCAatactaaaataaatgaatttttgatttttgtggTGGGTGCTGTCTTGATTTTGCcatgttttcctttaattgtgatCTCTTATGTCTATATTGTAAGAGCCATAATGAGGATTCCATCTGCCACTGGGCGTAAGAAAACATTCTCAACCTGTGTTTCCCATCTAATAGCAGTCTCCTTGTTTTACCTGACTGGAACATCTGTGTACCTGCGGCCAGCGTCTGCAAACTCATCctttcaacaaaacaaaataagtgcagtattttattcaatttttgtGCCAATGGTAAATCCTATTATATACAGCCTGAGGAACAAGGAGTTAAAAGgagcaataaaaaca